Below is a genomic region from Mycobacteriales bacterium.
GCAGCAACCGCGTGCGCGTAGACGGCGTGACCGGTGAGCAGGCCGCGGATGGTCTCGATGACCGGAGTGAACGGCTGGTACTCGGCGAACTGGCGTAGCCCGGCCGGCATCGTCGAGGTGGGGACGAACCCACTGGACAGGAACGGCAGCAAGGTGAGGAACATCGGGGTGTTGCTTGCCGTTTCGACGCTCTTCGCGACCAGGCCCAGTGCGGTCGACAGCCAGATCAAGGCGAAGGAGAACAGGGCGAGCATCCCGACCGCGGCCAACCACTCGAGCGGGTTGGCGCGCGGACGGAATCCGATCGCGACGCCGACGCCGAGCACGAGCGCGAGCACGACCAGCGCCTGCAGCAGGCTTCCGACCACGTGCCCCGTGAGGACTGCGCCGCGGGCGATCGACATGGTCCGGAACCGGTCGATGATGCCCTCGGTCATGTCCTTCGCGACCATGATCGCGGTGCCCTGCGCGGCGGCCGCGGACGCCATGATCAGTACGCCGGGCATGACGTAGTCGAGGTAGCCGGCCCGGCCGGTGTGGCCGCCCGAAAGGCTCGCCTGCAGACCGGCCCCGAGCTGGCCGCCGAACACGTAGACGAACAACAGCAGGAACACGATCGGCATCCCGGCAAGCAGCAGGGTCAGCGACGGATAGCGCAGCTGGTGCTTGAGGTTGCGACGAAGCATCGTCGTGGAATCGGACACGCTCAAGGCGACTGCGGAGCTCATGGCTGGAGGGCTTCCTGGACGGTTGGCTGGGTGGCCCGGCCGGTGACGGCGAAGAACACGTCGTCGAGGTCGGGGGTGTGGATCGAGAGCTGCTCGACGTCGATCGCGGCATCGGCCAGCTGGTTGAGCATCCGGCGTACGACGTCGACCGAACCGGCTCCGGGAACCTCGAGGCTGAGCTGCTCCGCGTCCGCCGATGACGCGGGGAACAGCCGGGCCGCATCGTCGAGTGCGCGTGGATCCGCGAACTGCAGCTGGACGTGACCGCCGTCGATGTGGCGCTTCAGCTCAGCCGGCGTGCCCTCGGCGACGATGCGGCCGTGGTCGAGCACCGCCACCCGGTCGGCCAGCTGGTCGGCCTCGTCGAGGTACTGAGTGGTGAGCAGGATCGTGACACCACCGGCGGCAAGCTCGCCGATGATCTGCCACATCGTGCGCCGGCTGCTCGGGTCCAGCCCGGTCGTCGGCTCGTCGAGAAAGATCAGCCGCGGCTTGCCCACCAAGGTCATCGCGAGATCGAGGCGGCGACGCATCCCACCCGAGTACGTCGACAGCGGCTTGTCCGCGGCGTCGGTGAGCTCGAAGCGGTCCAGCAGCTCGGCCACGCGTCGCGCTCCGTCGCGACCGAGGTGGCACAGGTCGGCCATGAGGCGAAGGTTCTCCCGGCCGGTGAGCAGGTCGTCGACGGCGGAGAACTGGCCGGTGACGCCGATCGCCGCGCGCACCCGAGCCGGCTCGGTGGCGACATCGTGTCCGGCGACCCGGATGTCGCCGCCGTCGGCGGCGATGAGGGTCGAAAGGATGCGGACGAGCGTCGTCTTGCCCGCGCCGTTGGGCCCGAGCAGCGCGACGATCGTGCCCTCGTCGACCTGGAGGTCGACTCCGTCCAGGACGGTCTGCTCGCCGAAGGACTTGCGGACGCCGGTCGCGTCGATCGCGGTACGGCGTACCTCGATGTCCGTCATGAGCGGTCGCCCTTCGCGTGCGGTGGTTGGTGGGGTAGCTCGCCCGAGTCGCGCAGCCGCTCGCGATGGGCGAGCCAGTCCCGCTCCCACTCGGGCAGTCGCGCGGTCAGCCAGTCGGCGAAGACCGCCATCTCGACCAGCGCGGCGCGACGCTCGGCCGGCGCGTCGGCGAGGACGGTCAGCCCTTCGCGGGCCAGCTCGGCCAGCCCCTCGTACTCCGAGACGTCGAAGCCCATCGAGTGCGGGGAGTTCAGGTCGATGCTCACCCGGTCCATCCGCTCCCCCGCCGCGCGCGAGCGCCGGATCAGGCGAAGGGTCTCCAGGGAGTTGACCGCGCCGGCAATCGCGCTCCGGCTGGCCAGCAGCGCATCGGCCAGCTCCGCGATGCTCTGCTCGCGCGGCTCGCAGATCAGCAGGTAGCCGAGCAGGCGGCCGACCATCGGGGCCATCCCGTAGCGGCGGGCATAGAAGCGCCCGGCGTGGTCGGCGAAGGTGAGCTCGGCGTCCATCGGCATATGACGACCTTATCACTAGTTCCTGGGATAACACAAATCTGTGTTATCCCAGCAGGACGCGCTGCGAGGCTGGCCTTCACCGGGCGATGTCCGAATATTCACTTCTATCCACTTGTGCGAGATAAGGGCGTTTCGTAAGGTTGCCGCCACGGAGGGTGGGGTCGCGCCGTTCGGGGGCTGTGGAGGTTCATCCGTGCGCACGCGTCTTCTGAGCGCAACAGCGGTCTCGGCGGTCATCGCCGGGTCGGCTGTCGTCGGCGTCACGGCAGCGGCTCCGGCCGGTGCCTCACCGCATCACGACGCCTCGTCCAGCTGCCGGCTGGCGAACGGCATCAAACACGTCATCCAGATCCAGTTCGACAACGTGCACCTGACCCGGGACAACCCGAACGTGCCGAGCGACATGGAGCAGATGCCGACCCTGTACAACTTCCTGAAGGACAACGGGGTCGTCCTCGCCAACACCCACGACGACCTGGTGCACACCGCGACGAACTTCATGTCGAACCAGACCGGGCTCTATCCCGACCGCACCGCGATCACCCAGTCGAACAGCTTCAGCTACTACACGCCGAGCGGCAGCACGCAGACCGGTATCTCGTTCGCGTACTGGACCGACCCGCTCTACGACCCGTCGGGCAAGCCGGCCGACACCAGGTACAACCTCGAGTACACCGCGAACCGCGACGACGTACCGAACGACACGAACGTCAACGTGCCGGCACCGTGGGTTCCCTACACCCGCGCGGGCTGCAACGTTGGCGACGTCGGCATGTCGAACGAGGTGCTCGAGAACATCGGCACCGACATCCCCACCGTGTTCGGCCCGGACTCCCCGCAGGCGGCCGAAGCGGCCACGAACCCGAACAAGGCGACCGCCGACGTCGTCGGGTATGCCGTGCACTGCGCCGCCGGCTCCGCGACGTGCGCGAACGGCCAGACCGACGCGCTCCCCGATGAGCCGGGTGGCTACCACGGCTACAAGGCGCTGTTCGGCAACGCGGAGATCCAGCCGGTCATCAGCCCGTCCGGGCCGGTCAAGGCGCTGAACGGTACGACGATCAGCGACGCCTACGGGAACGTCGGGTTCCCTGGCTTCGACTCGCTCACTCCGACCAACTCACTCGGCTACGCCGCCACCATGCTCGAGCACAACGTGCCGGTCGTGGACGTCTACGTGTCCGACGTGCACACCGACCACACCGCTGCGGACACGGGCGACCTCGGCCCGGGCGAGCAGACCTTCGAACAGCAGCTGCACGACTACAACGTCGCCTTCGGGCAGTTCTTCAGCCGGCTCAAGGCCGACGGCATCACGCCGGCGAACACCCTGTTCTCCGTCACGACCGACGAGGGCGACCACTTCTCCGGCAGCCAGCCGACGCCCGCCAACTGCACCGGGCTGAACGGCAACTACTGCTCCTACACCACGAAGTCCGAGGTCAACGTCAACCTGCCGGGGCTGCTCGCCACGAAGGACGGGGACACCACGCCGTTCGCAATCCACAGTGACCCGGCGCCCTCGCTCTGGGTGACCGGCAACCCTTCGCCGACCAACCCGCAGGTCCGCCAGCTCGAGCGCGACATCAGCGGCCTGACGGTCACCAACCCGATCACGGGGAGTACGGACAAGGTGGCCTACCAGCTCGCCGATCCGGTCGAGGAGAAGATCCTGCACTTCGTGTCCTCCGACCCGGCGCGCACTCCGACGATGACCGCGTTCTCCGGCGAGGACGAGTACGTCGGCGGCGGCGCGCAGAACTGCAACGAGCCGTGCGTCTACACCTCGTCCGGCTATGCCTGGAACCACGGTGGGCTCTGGCCCGACATGCAGGACATCTGGTCGTCGTACGTCGGACCGGGCGTGCGGGCACGGGGTGTCAACACCTCGGTCTGGGCGGACCAGACCGACACCCGTCCGACGTTGCTTGCCCTCGCCGGCCTGAGGGACGACTACAACGTCGATGGCCGGGTGCTCACCGAGCTGCTCTCGCCGAACGTGCTGTCGCCGGCGGTTCGTGGTGACACCAACGACATCGTCGATCTCGGCCATGTGTACAAGCAAATCCTCGCGTCCGCCGGGCAGTTCGCCGCCGACACGCTGACCGCGTCCACCCGGGCGCTCGCCAGCGGCTCGAGCAGCAACGACCAGGAGTACCAACGGATCGAAGCGGCGCTCTCCGCTTTGGACCACGCACGGAACGCGCTTGCCAACCGGATCGGTCCGGCGTTGCTCGACGCGCAGTTCGACAACCAGCCGATCTCGCACCGCCAGGCACGCAGCTGGATCGTGCAGG
It encodes:
- a CDS encoding ABC transporter permease, with the protein product MSSAVALSVSDSTTMLRRNLKHQLRYPSLTLLLAGMPIVFLLLFVYVFGGQLGAGLQASLSGGHTGRAGYLDYVMPGVLIMASAAAAQGTAIMVAKDMTEGIIDRFRTMSIARGAVLTGHVVGSLLQALVVLALVLGVGVAIGFRPRANPLEWLAAVGMLALFSFALIWLSTALGLVAKSVETASNTPMFLTLLPFLSSGFVPTSTMPAGLRQFAEYQPFTPVIETIRGLLTGHAVYAHAVAAIAWSVGIAIVSYLWAVRLYNHRRANAH
- a CDS encoding ATP-binding cassette domain-containing protein — its product is MTDIEVRRTAIDATGVRKSFGEQTVLDGVDLQVDEGTIVALLGPNGAGKTTLVRILSTLIAADGGDIRVAGHDVATEPARVRAAIGVTGQFSAVDDLLTGRENLRLMADLCHLGRDGARRVAELLDRFELTDAADKPLSTYSGGMRRRLDLAMTLVGKPRLIFLDEPTTGLDPSSRRTMWQIIGELAAGGVTILLTTQYLDEADQLADRVAVLDHGRIVAEGTPAELKRHIDGGHVQLQFADPRALDDAARLFPASSADAEQLSLEVPGAGSVDVVRRMLNQLADAAIDVEQLSIHTPDLDDVFFAVTGRATQPTVQEALQP
- a CDS encoding MarR family transcriptional regulator encodes the protein MPMDAELTFADHAGRFYARRYGMAPMVGRLLGYLLICEPREQSIAELADALLASRSAIAGAVNSLETLRLIRRSRAAGERMDRVSIDLNSPHSMGFDVSEYEGLAELAREGLTVLADAPAERRAALVEMAVFADWLTARLPEWERDWLAHRERLRDSGELPHQPPHAKGDRS